One Bradyrhizobium diazoefficiens DNA window includes the following coding sequences:
- a CDS encoding PaaI family thioesterase: MIALNDTETQLPPGAQLLGREWLGFDESGHAVIRFQAQVAFTNRHGTIQGGFLAAMLDSATGLCALAALSSEQTAVTKSLDTRFLKPAPVGAVTARARVVERTDREVVVQADLVDTNGTIVADATARLRILAKK, translated from the coding sequence GTGATCGCCTTGAATGATACGGAAACTCAGCTCCCACCCGGCGCCCAATTGCTAGGTCGCGAATGGCTCGGCTTTGACGAAAGCGGGCATGCGGTGATCCGCTTCCAGGCTCAGGTCGCGTTCACCAACAGGCACGGCACCATCCAGGGCGGATTTCTCGCGGCGATGCTGGACTCTGCGACCGGACTTTGCGCGCTGGCCGCGCTCTCGTCCGAACAGACCGCCGTCACGAAAAGTCTCGATACACGCTTCCTGAAGCCAGCACCGGTGGGAGCCGTTACAGCGCGTGCGCGCGTCGTCGAACGGACGGATCGCGAGGTCGTCGTGCAGGCCGACCTCGTTGATACGAACGGTACCATCGTCGCTGATGCCACGGCGCGGCTACGTATCCTTGCGAAGAAATAG
- a CDS encoding DUF6949 family protein has protein sequence MTPEAFNTLFSICIGFALAGALANGYQAMSQRPAGFGLLQEGVAPRTFAAVPFLVFAAPFIIMRNTLRGMRVESRRFEFVMMATCIAGFWSMMSGTFFLMTLRAAGVLS, from the coding sequence ATGACACCTGAAGCTTTCAACACTCTCTTCTCGATCTGCATCGGCTTCGCGCTCGCCGGCGCGCTCGCGAATGGATACCAGGCGATGTCGCAACGGCCCGCCGGTTTCGGGCTGTTGCAGGAGGGCGTTGCCCCCAGGACGTTTGCAGCGGTGCCGTTCCTGGTGTTCGCCGCGCCCTTCATCATCATGCGCAACACGCTGCGCGGCATGCGGGTGGAGAGCCGCCGCTTCGAATTCGTGATGATGGCCACCTGCATCGCCGGCTTCTGGAGCATGATGAGCGGCACGTTCTTCCTGATGACGCTGCGCGCGGCCGGCGTGCTGAGCTGA
- a CDS encoding gamma carbonic anhydrase family protein, with the protein MAIYELDGQAPDLPSDGNYFIAETATVIGRVRLKPGASVWFGAVLRGDNEWIEIGEGANVQDGSTCHTDLGFPMVIGKNCTVGHNVILHGCTIEEGALIGMGSIVMNGARIGRNSIVGAGSVITEGKEFPERSLIIGSPARVIRTLDDAQVQKMGSAARFYVANGPRFERGLKRIG; encoded by the coding sequence ATGGCGATCTACGAGCTCGACGGGCAGGCGCCCGATCTTCCCTCTGACGGCAATTACTTCATCGCTGAGACCGCGACCGTGATCGGCCGGGTGCGCCTGAAGCCGGGCGCGAGCGTCTGGTTTGGTGCGGTGCTGCGCGGCGACAACGAGTGGATCGAGATCGGCGAGGGCGCCAATGTGCAGGACGGCTCGACTTGCCACACCGATCTCGGCTTTCCCATGGTCATCGGCAAGAACTGCACGGTCGGCCACAACGTCATCCTGCACGGTTGCACCATCGAAGAGGGCGCGCTGATCGGCATGGGCTCGATCGTGATGAATGGCGCCCGGATCGGCCGCAACAGCATCGTCGGCGCCGGTTCCGTCATCACCGAGGGCAAGGAGTTTCCCGAGCGTTCGCTGATCATCGGCTCGCCCGCGCGCGTGATCCGCACACTCGACGACGCCCAGGTGCAGAAGATGGGAAGCGCGGCCAGGTTCTATGTCGCCAACGGTCCGCGCTTCGAGCGGGGCCTGAAGCGGATCGGTTGA